aataaaataaaacaaacgcttttactttaaattaaaagaatgatttaaaaagaaaataaacaaaatacaacgacttttaattataaaaataagtaactgatgatgttaaataatatatttgaatgttTGTAGCtcataatacaaaatattgcagacttattataattatgtacttCAATATCAACTAAATTGCctttataaagaatttaaaaatgcgaaataagaaaagaagaggaaatgaataattgtatttaaaatgaaaaaacttAAGCACAAATTGAAAATGAGACAATTCTGTTAAAAGCGTTGTTAATGAATGTTGTTTAAAATCGTTAAGTAATATTATCCACATCTTTGTATTGGCGataaaaatcgagtttgattaaaataattattgtaatacttgACAAATTCACTTTGAAGTGGGATTTATCTGTCAATAATCAATAAGCACAAAGACACTCGTTATTTAACTGGTAGAGCGGAAACAGTTAGCTACAATTAAAGGAAGTAATGGAACAGGTAAGTCTATAccaatattgatattatattaatttttaataaaaatgtacattttaatatcaacATTAAATTCATTGTATCTACAACTTATAAAAAGGGTTgcacgttttaattaaaattaaaaaaatccaaCAAACAGGTACAATGATCgtagaatattaaaacgatTTAGTTGAATCAAACTTATAATCGATTCTCATTCAATATTGTTATTTGACCGTCcgtaatttttacaaacaaattttacgacgactatacaaacattttataaagGTAAAACATTGTCGCAAACTTTAAGATCCGTTATAGATGCGATAATAGACAATTATTCTGTGATATCTATAAATcctttagatatttatattctacagATACATTGCTagtatatcttttctttttcatttttatacagacatattttactttttttcggaaacatttgatataaaagatatatttattattctacgtTTCTATTAAAAGATCTGTCAAATAGTGGAATCACCCACTTGTATGCCTACTTTCAACgcaaaatgtaacaaattgcttctttgaattttaaaaaccAAACAAATTGAAGCtgtatttttagatttaaaaaattttaaagatttaaaaaaggagaataaaaaaaggaaaatttgagTAAACCTGACAaataattaggaaattattgaaatctttaagaattattatattacttgaAATAATACCTAgtacatgtattatatttattattacacataCTATATTCTGTACATAGTTTCGTTCGAATAGAATAGAATGCACTTTACCAGTcgatcgttaatttttatctgatcgaaacattaaaatttttctatttcaaaacTCCTATTAGTATGTAAATGAGGAATAATTATAGGAGTTGGCAGTAAAGCGAGTAAACAGACACGGTCTCCAGTCATGCTCGACTCTCGTAACTGCTCGTAACACACGCTCGAGCATTGGGAATGCGGAACCGCATCCGCTTGGGACTTATGTTAGACAGTTCATATACGGAAGTGTCAATCGAATCTGTAGACACGGTCGCCTTGACCGCGGCTGACGTCGCAGTTCAATGTCGGTGTAACGcgacttttttattattattactaatattgCTGCGCGGTTGCATAATTTCACGGATAGGAACAAGGAACTGGCAAACGacaggaggaagaaaaagaaacaacatgATGGACATTGAGAAGTGCGTGGAAATTGCAGGTATAAGCGTGCAGCAAACTTTGAGAggaattatcgataataacatgttgttaattctttaaatCAGTGATGGCCCCTGTTGTGCTGATAAGAAATAAGTAGTGAAATTGGAAATAacggtaaaatataaaaatagaaaacacgAATATTATAGTTAATATAGAGGAAActgtatttcgttatatatattaattaacgatatcttattatttctttaccATTAGTTATTTACTTTATCGACTAATAActgaatagaaaatttcttttcattcctGATTTCATTAGGttggtaaaaaagaaacgaattaagCCTTTCCTTACGAGATATCATTATGGAAAATTCAatcgaattgaaatataaatgtaattttgcaagtttctattcgtttctacatgttgttacatttttaaacgCTTTGGGGATTTTTCGAAACGTCttggaaaaattttgttatgaaAATAGTGTTGTTACAACTATGTTACAATAATcgagatttttatataattcgatAATCCAAAAATTTCTTCATACTGCGATTAGTTTATAAGTTAATAGGAAAAACACGTAAGTTGCAacgttattataaatatctttttatgaaaGTATAAATGGAACAATGATTATAGATACGGATACCgattaactatttattttccacCAACCTAATAATTACGTCTACCGTAGTTAATCATTAAATGCATTTCCTTATAATATTGTGACACATCATTTACTTCTTCACAGCTTTACCGTTGCTCttgaatataaaacatatgaTCATCGAGTTATGACAGTGTTATATCTAGAgactatttattaaaatatttaatactgatttcatatgtatttaaaagatatgtatttaaaagatattccGTTCTCTGTGATAGTCGCGTGtgtattgttaatttattaagaacAAAGTAAGGAAATACATAATGTGAATGTTGTGTAAcgtcattaaaaaatataaagatatagtaatacaatgctcatatataaaacatacatatCAAATTATTGGAACATCagaaatgtatgaaaatattagataCTCTAAAATCTGCAGTAAATGAAAAACTTCActaattaaacaaacaaactaaatgagaaaaagaaaatgtctacgatttaagaaatataGTTCATCATGATACTGTAAATAGTTAAATTTCAAccaatttgataaaattgttgaTACCTAGATGGAGAAATGCAAGTGAATGAAAAAGTGCAGTGAAAAAGCATCGAACAAATTCATAGAATTCCCTTTCATAACTACAATTTTACGAAGCGAATTTAATAATGCAAATTGACTGAACGAagattgcaaatgaaatattacatta
This sequence is a window from Bombus pyrosoma isolate SC7728 linkage group LG10, ASM1482585v1, whole genome shotgun sequence. Protein-coding genes within it:
- the LOC122571478 gene encoding uncharacterized protein LOC122571478, producing MRNRIRLGLMLDSSYTEVSIESVDTVALTAADVAVQCRCNATFLLLLLILLRGCIISRIGTRNWQTTGGRKRNNMMDIEKCVEIAGTQRTNNFQKLQFYLRPKSIHYRQSRCLHEASGKPSSLIKILT